The region CAGGAAAGGAAAAATGGGTAAATGGGATCGACATAAACTCTTTCCCTCCAATTCTGGGTTATAATCAGGTTAAGCCGAGAGATGACTGCGAAACAATTCTCAAAATAAAAGAAACAGGTGATCCGCTTCTTACAATAGGTCAATTTGGTAAAGGAAGAACCATTGCTTATATGTCTGATCCTGCACCTCATTGGGGATGNNNNNNNNNNNNNNNNNNNNNNNNNNNNNNNNNNNNNNNNNNNNNNNNNNNNNNNNNNNNNNNNNNNNNNNNNNNNNNNNNNNNNNNNNNNNNNNNNNNNNNNNNNNNNNNNNNNNNNNNNNNNNNNNNNNNNNNNNNNNNNNNNNNNNNNNNNNNNNNNNNNNNNNNNNNNNNNNNNNNNNNNNNNNNNNNNNNNNNNNNNNNNNNNNNNNNNNNNNNNNNNNNNNNNNNNNNNNNNNNNNNNNNNNNNNNNNNNNNNNNNNNNNNNNNNNNNNNNNNNNNNNNNNNNNNNNNNNNNNNNNNNNNNNNNNNNNNNNNNNNNNNNNNNNNNNNNNNNNNNNNNNNNNNNNNNNNNNNNNNNNNNNNNNNNNNNNNNNNNNNNNNNNNNNNNNNNNNNNNNNNNNNNNNNNNNNNNNNNNNNNNNNNNNNNNNNNNNNNNNNNNNNNNNNNNNNNNNNNNNNNNNNNNNNNNNNNNNNNNNNNNNNNNNNNNNNNNNNNNNNNNNNNNNNNNNNNNNNNNNNNNNNNNNNNNNNNNNNNNNNNNNNNNAATTGGAAGTCCTTTCAACGCGGCACTGGAGTTTCGATGTTAATGTTCCGGTTGTTGTATCTGTTATGCGCAGCAAAGAACAAAAGATAGTACCTTTCTGGTTAAAAAGCAATGATTTTAAAAGGACTGATTTGACTATGAAGAATAAACAGACCACTTATGAAGTCTGGCAAAAATCATTTGAAGCCGGTACTGTTGGTTTGGGAATTAACGGATTTAGAAATTACGGGTATCATTATTTTGTTGTCGTTACCCCGCAGAATAAGAATGATCAGTTGAAGTTCAGTAATTTTTACCCTAAGAATCAACATATTGGAGTTTTAGATACTGGGGCTTTTATTTATCACGATTGGACTGAACTTGTGTTAACCGAAGTTCCTGAATCAATGAAAGGCCAAAAGCTCCTCACAACTACCCGGGGAAGAGGAACAGAATCACACCTGGTTGGTGCTTTCCGTGAAACGGATTACCCGTCATCGGCACAACCCGATCAGGTGATGCTCACATGGAGTTCGGATCCATCCACTAGTATAGATATTCAGTGGCGCACAGATACCACTGTTCATAACGGAAGGGTTGTTTATCGCCAGCAGGATTCAAATAGAGAATACTCCGTTGAGGCGAAGAAATCATTAATGGAAGACAGAGAATTGATGAACGATCGGTTTATACACCGCTTTGCGGCAAAACTTCGCAATCTGGAACCTGGAGTAACGTATGAGTATTTAATTTCACCTGAGGATGACTGGACTGAAGCCTGCACTTTTTCTACCTCGGATGACAGTGATTATTTTTCTTTTATTTGGTTTGCCGATGCGCACCGTAAACCGGAATTTGGACAAATTCTCCATCAAGCTGATACAACCCATCCCAAAGCAGATTTTTATTCCATCGCCGGCGATTTGGTTAGTGAAGGACTACACCGCGACCAATGGGATGAGCTTTTTGAGTTTTCCAAAGGCGTTATTTCTCGAAAACCTTTGATGGCAGTTCCTGGAAACCACGACAACCATCTGGGCCTTGGAGCGAAAATGTACCGGCAAATGTTCAGCTATCCGACTAATGGAC is a window of Bacteroidales bacterium DNA encoding:
- a CDS encoding metallophosphoesterase family protein produces the protein MKNKQTTYEVWQKSFEAGTVGLGINGFRNYGYHYFVVVTPQNKNDQLKFSNFYPKNQHIGVLDTGAFIYHDWTELVLTEVPESMKGQKLLTTTRGRGTESHLVGAFRETDYPSSAQPDQVMLTWSSDPSTSIDIQWRTDTTVHNGRVVYRQQDSNREYSVEAKKSLMEDRELMNDRFIHRFAAKLRNLEPGVTYEYLISPEDDWTEACTFSTSDDSDYFSFIWFADAHRKPEFGQILHQADTTHPKADFYSIAGDLVSEGLHRDQWDELFEFSKGVISRKPLMAVPGNHDNHLGLGAKMYRQMFSYPTNGPTAVEKEQTYSFTYQNTLFLMLDATSPVERQTDWIEDQLATTDATWKIAVFHFPPYNWEEPYIGIQQEWVPVFDKYHVDMVFSGHFGYYMRSKPLRSGQVVDTYNRGTAYIISSALPE